In Hevea brasiliensis isolate MT/VB/25A 57/8 chromosome 13, ASM3005281v1, whole genome shotgun sequence, a single genomic region encodes these proteins:
- the LOC110660752 gene encoding protein BREAKING OF ASYMMETRY IN THE STOMATAL LINEAGE: protein MCTPWTMTRFIRWRLRDWVSCFLPCKFPLDDDPGRVCTSSPQPPIKNMVFDIKKDEMKGKRASKKLLWRNRYRNEKQVNHDVTLDRNTVSMENKSNDSGWPHFQDEDYIVFCFKEDGAFDVVKDGKLEALELFDSGNRSPRPVVRKLNYGEVAETCEKSSHGKTSNAQGIGQGLNPVEEDEEEQNTYLDIESHSVASARGHKFEVMEKHGIRKQSVESSDSNQSESSTGSFSFPILHWELMGSPAQMPKSEGLYIRKHKLTCARFQCWRF from the exons ATGTGTACACCATGGACAATGACCAGGTTTATTAGATGGCGACTCAGGGACTGGGTATCTTGTTTCTTGCCCTGCAAATTTCCTCTGG ATGATGACCCAGGTAGAGTTTGCACTTCATCGCCTCAGCCACCTATCAAGAACATGGTTTTTGATATCAAGAAGGATGAGATGAAAGGCAAAAGGGCTAGCAAGAAATTGTTATGGCGAAATAGATATAGAAACGAGAAACAAGTTAACCATGATGTAACACTGGATAGAAACACTGTTTCAAtggaaaataagagcaatgattCAGGCTGGCCACATTTTCAAGATGAGGACTATATAGTTTTCTGCTTTAAAGAAGATGGTGCCTTTGATGTTGTTAAAGATGGCAAGCTAGAAGCTTTGGAGCTCTTTGATTCTGGGAACAGAAGTCCAAGGCCTGTCGTTAGAAAG CTTAATTATGGTGAGGTTGCAGAGACATGCGAGAAGAGCAGCCATGGGAAAACTTCAAATGCACAGGGCATCGGACAAGGGCTCAATCCTGTTGAAGAG GACGAGGAAGAACAGAACACTTACTTGGACATAGAGTCACATTCGGTTGCCAGCGCCAGGGGCCATAAATTTGAAGTAATGGAAAAGCATGGGATCAGAAAGCAGTCTGTCGAATCGAGCGACTCCAATCAATCAGAAAGCAGCACAGGGTCTTTTTCTTTTCCGAT ATTGCACTGGGAGCTGATGGGCAGTCCTGCACAAATGCCAAAATCAGAGGGCCTCTACATAAGGAAGCACAAACTAACTTGTGCTCGTTTTCAGTGTTGGAGATTCTAA
- the LOC110660750 gene encoding protein MICROTUBULE BINDING PROTEIN 2C, whose translation MYDPQHFVDLQGNSNFLDPKSWLSGDDNSSPTLRRAQSQLSAHTSTSASTTAAAGNVDRVLYDNLVEMVPLVESLIDRKASSSFTRRGSIIYTKTPSRESLYKRTIDLKGRYPSQSLPPKKKKEHRDKDQSKNASNNQVADGFSIFSSRDLAAEKDLEELVRLREQIEDLQRKLLEKDELLKSAEISKNQMNVVYTTLDELKHEAAEKDSIIKSTQLQLSDAKIKLADKQAALEKIQWEAMTSNRKAEKLQEDLDSLQGGISSFTMLFEGLANNDSTVYAEDYDVKPRYLDYLPDIDDIDHKEMQKMEEARRAYVIAVTAAKEKQDEESIAAAASARLRLQSIVFKSNSMNAGKDFNNGQVSQAS comes from the exons ATGTACGATCCTCAGCATTTCGTAGATTTGCAAGGAAATTCCAATTTCTTGGACCCCAAATCATGGCTCTCTGGCGACGATAACTCTTCCCCGACTCTCCGACGTGCTCAGTCCCAACTCTCCGCCCACACTTCCACCTCTGCTTCCACCACTGCAGCAGCCGGCAATGTCGATCGCGTCCTCTATGACAATCTAGTTGAGATGGTGCCTCTCGTCGAGTCCCTCATC GATCGGAAAGCCAGCAGTTCATTTACGCGGCGCGGGTCCATTATCTACACAAAGACGCCTTCCAGAGAATCTTTATACAAAAGA ACAATTGATCTGAAAGGAAGGTATCCATCTCAGTCTTTACCaccaaaaaagaaaaaggaacatAGGGACAAGGACCAAAGCAAGAATGCAAGTAATAATCAAGTTGCTGATGGCTTCTCAATTTTTTCCTCGAGGGATTTGGCTGCAGAGAAGGACTTAGAAGAGCTAGTTAGATTGAGGGAACAAATTGAGGATCTGCAAAGGAAGTTATTGGAGAAAGATGAACTTCTGAAATCAGCTGAAATTTCAAAGAACCAGATGAATGTTGTTTATACAACACTTGATGAACTGAAACACGAGGCCGCAGAGAAGGATTCCATAATTAAGTCTACTCAACTACAACTTTCTGATGCGAAG ATCAAGCTTGCGGACAAACAAGCTGCCCTGGAGAAGATACAGTGGGAAGCAATGACATCCAATAGGAAAGCGGAGAAGCTCCAGGAAGACCTAGATTCTCTCCAGGGAGGCATTTCATCATTCACAATGTTATTTGAAGGCTTGGCTAATAATGATTCCACAGTATATGCTGAAGATTATGACGTCAAACCACGTTATTTAGATTATCTTCCTGATATT GATGATATTGATCACAAGGAGATGCAAAAAATGGAAGAAGCAAGACGAGCTTATGTTATTGCTGTCACTGCTGCAAAGGAAAAGCAAGATGAAGAGTCTATTGCTGCCGCAGCTAGTGCAAGACTACGTCTTCAGTCTATTGTTTTTAAATCCAACAGTATGAATGCTGGTAAGGATTTTAACAATGGCCAGGTTTCACAAGCTTCTTAA